One window from the genome of Nocardioides panaciterrulae encodes:
- a CDS encoding glutamate mutase L yields the protein MRICVDFGSTFTKAALVDLDRGRIVASASHRTTIPAADGSGDILEGYDACLAQLVDADPRAADAEALACSSAGGGLRIAVVGNEELVTAEAGRRVALSSGGKVVDVIAAAGLPDGAPEDGPYRALGQTTRPDVVLLTGGTDGGNAEVIVRAARDLVEAGWRGPVVVAGNVEAQAEVAAVLAGLPHVLADNVVPRIGVLAPDSARAAIREMFLSHVIGGKHLSGRADPATGAGHQFTAMVRGATPDVVLTGVELLARGLDAERPGVGDVVVVDVGGATTDVHSVVEVDPEDGSVDASGLAREVVATTPVTRTVEGDLGMRWSAVTTVAEAGLADLEDAAARRQQDPSYLPDSDAEADADEAIARAAVGLALRRHAGRSRVVVSPEGRVVERTGKDLREVALMVGSGGVLRNGRPGVADRVLAGSLGAHLEGGWQLPERPRVVVDADYVLAAAGLLAGQHPDAAYRLAMRVLDPLAG from the coding sequence GTGCGGATCTGCGTCGACTTCGGCTCCACCTTCACCAAGGCCGCGTTGGTCGACCTCGACCGGGGGCGGATCGTCGCCTCGGCCTCGCACCGCACCACGATCCCCGCCGCCGACGGCAGCGGCGACATCCTCGAGGGGTACGACGCGTGCCTCGCGCAGCTGGTCGACGCCGACCCCCGGGCGGCGGACGCCGAGGCGCTGGCCTGCTCGAGCGCCGGCGGGGGCCTGCGGATCGCGGTCGTCGGCAACGAGGAGCTGGTGACCGCCGAGGCGGGCCGCCGGGTCGCGCTGTCCAGCGGCGGGAAGGTCGTCGACGTGATCGCCGCGGCCGGCCTCCCGGACGGGGCGCCGGAGGACGGCCCATACCGGGCCCTCGGGCAGACGACCCGGCCCGACGTCGTCTTGCTGACCGGCGGCACCGACGGCGGCAACGCCGAGGTGATCGTGCGCGCCGCGCGCGACCTGGTCGAGGCCGGCTGGCGCGGCCCGGTCGTGGTCGCCGGCAACGTCGAGGCGCAGGCCGAGGTCGCCGCGGTGCTGGCCGGCCTGCCGCACGTGCTGGCCGACAACGTGGTGCCGCGCATCGGCGTGCTCGCCCCCGACTCCGCCCGGGCCGCGATCCGGGAGATGTTCCTGTCCCACGTGATCGGCGGCAAGCACCTCTCCGGGCGGGCCGACCCCGCGACGGGCGCCGGGCACCAGTTCACCGCGATGGTCCGCGGCGCCACCCCCGACGTCGTGCTGACCGGCGTCGAGCTGCTGGCCCGTGGCCTGGACGCGGAGCGGCCCGGGGTCGGTGACGTGGTGGTCGTCGACGTGGGTGGGGCCACCACCGACGTGCACTCGGTCGTCGAGGTCGACCCCGAGGACGGCTCCGTCGACGCCTCGGGGCTGGCCCGCGAGGTGGTCGCCACCACGCCGGTCACCCGCACCGTCGAGGGCGACCTCGGCATGCGCTGGTCCGCGGTCACGACCGTCGCCGAGGCCGGGCTCGCCGACCTCGAGGACGCGGCCGCGCGCCGCCAGCAGGACCCGTCGTACCTCCCCGACAGCGACGCCGAGGCCGACGCCGACGAGGCCATCGCCCGCGCCGCCGTCGGGCTGGCGCTGCGTCGCCACGCGGGCCGGTCCCGGGTCGTGGTCAGCCCGGAGGGCCGGGTCGTCGAGCGCACCGGCAAGGACCTGCGCGAGGTCGCGCTGATGGTCGGCTCGGGCGGGGTGCTCCGCAACGGCCGGCCCGGCGTCGCCGACCGGGTGCTGGCCGGCAGCCTCGGCGCCCACCTCGAGGGCGGCTGGCAGCTGCCGGAGCGGCCCCGGGTCGTGGTCGACGCCGACTACGTGCTCGCCGCGGCCGGCCTGCTGGCCGGGCAGCACCCGGACGCGGCGTACCGGCTGGCGATGCGGGTGCTCGACCCCCTGGCTGGGTAG
- a CDS encoding cystathionine gamma-synthase has protein sequence MSEQQHRQKSGFETRAIHAGYEPDPTTGAVIPPIYATSTYKQDGVGGLRGGYEYSRSANPTRTALEGALAALEEGERGFAFASGLAAEDTLIRSVCRPGDHAVIPDDAYGGTFRLFDKVEKVWGLEHSPAAVSDVDAVRAAIRPGQTKLVWVETPTNPLLNIGDIEALAAVAHDAGALLVVDNTFASPYLQQPLTLGADVVLHSTTKYCGGHSDVVGGALVVRDLDLAEQVTFHQNSMGAVPGPFDAFLTHRGLKTLGVRMDRHCDNAERVVEFLTGHPSVHQVIYPGLEEHPGHRVAAKQMKRFGGMVSFRVTGGEAQALAVCERAEVFTLGESLGGVESLIEHPGRMTHASVAGTDLEVPADLIRLSVGIETADDLVADLDRALAGALAGD, from the coding sequence ATGAGTGAGCAGCAGCACCGACAGAAGTCCGGGTTCGAGACGCGTGCGATCCACGCGGGCTACGAGCCGGACCCCACGACCGGCGCGGTGATCCCGCCCATCTATGCGACCTCGACGTACAAGCAGGACGGCGTCGGCGGGTTGCGCGGGGGCTACGAGTACAGCCGCTCGGCCAACCCGACCCGCACCGCGCTCGAGGGCGCGCTGGCGGCGCTGGAGGAGGGTGAGCGCGGCTTCGCGTTCGCCTCCGGCCTAGCCGCCGAGGACACCCTGATCCGCTCGGTCTGCCGGCCCGGCGACCACGCGGTGATCCCGGACGACGCCTACGGCGGCACGTTCCGCCTCTTCGACAAGGTCGAGAAGGTCTGGGGTCTCGAGCACAGCCCGGCCGCGGTCTCCGACGTCGACGCGGTCCGCGCCGCGATCCGCCCGGGGCAGACGAAGCTGGTGTGGGTCGAGACGCCGACCAACCCGCTGCTGAACATCGGCGACATCGAGGCGCTCGCCGCGGTGGCCCACGACGCCGGCGCGCTGCTGGTCGTCGACAACACCTTCGCCTCGCCGTACCTCCAGCAGCCGCTCACCCTGGGCGCCGACGTGGTGCTGCACTCCACGACGAAGTACTGCGGCGGCCACTCCGACGTCGTCGGCGGCGCGCTGGTCGTCCGCGACCTCGACCTGGCCGAGCAGGTCACCTTCCACCAGAACTCCATGGGCGCGGTGCCCGGCCCGTTCGACGCGTTCCTCACCCACCGCGGGCTGAAGACCCTCGGCGTGCGGATGGACCGGCACTGCGACAACGCCGAGCGGGTCGTGGAGTTCCTGACCGGCCATCCGTCGGTCCACCAGGTGATCTACCCCGGGCTGGAGGAGCACCCCGGCCACCGGGTCGCCGCGAAGCAGATGAAGCGGTTCGGCGGCATGGTCTCCTTCCGCGTGACCGGCGGCGAGGCGCAGGCGCTCGCGGTCTGCGAGCGGGCCGAGGTGTTCACGCTCGGGGAGTCCCTGGGCGGCGTCGAGTCGCTGATCGAGCACCCCGGGCGGATGACGCACGCCAGCGTCGCCGGCACCGACCTCGAGGTGCCCGCCGACCTGATCCGGCTCAGCGTCGGCATCGAGACCGCCGACGACCTTGTCGCCGACCTCGACCGGGCCCTCGCCGGTGCCCTCGCCGGTGACTGA
- the msrA gene encoding peptide-methionine (S)-S-oxide reductase MsrA, with protein sequence MFSRHKSELVAPDQALPGRSERTFHLAEKHLVLGTPLVTDEAPAGYEVAVFGLGCFWGAEEVFWQLPGVWSTSVGYAGGTTPNPSYDEVCTGRTNHTEAVRVVFDPSQVSYADLVRTFFEVHDPTQGMRQGNDVGTQYRSAIYYTTPEQEQVARELTEVYGAELRRRRLGDITTEIRPVPTYYYAEDLHQQYLAKNPHGYRCHANTGVKFPRD encoded by the coding sequence ATCTTCAGCCGCCACAAGTCCGAGCTCGTCGCCCCCGACCAGGCCCTCCCGGGCCGCAGCGAGCGGACCTTCCACCTCGCCGAGAAGCACCTCGTGCTCGGCACCCCCCTGGTGACCGACGAGGCGCCGGCCGGCTACGAGGTCGCGGTCTTCGGCCTGGGCTGCTTCTGGGGCGCCGAGGAGGTGTTCTGGCAGCTGCCGGGCGTGTGGTCGACCTCGGTCGGGTACGCCGGCGGCACCACACCGAACCCGTCGTACGACGAGGTCTGCACCGGCCGCACCAACCACACCGAGGCCGTGCGCGTCGTCTTCGACCCCAGCCAGGTCTCCTACGCCGACCTGGTCAGGACGTTCTTCGAGGTGCACGACCCGACCCAGGGCATGCGCCAGGGCAACGACGTCGGCACCCAGTACCGCTCGGCGATCTACTACACGACCCCCGAGCAGGAGCAGGTCGCGCGCGAGCTGACCGAGGTGTACGGCGCGGAGCTGCGCCGCCGGCGCCTCGGCGACATCACCACCGAGATCCGGCCGGTCCCGACCTACTACTACGCCGAGGACCTCCACCAGCAGTACCTCGCCAAGAACCCGCACGGGTACCGCTGCCACGCCAACACCGGTGTGAAGTTTCCTCGGGACTGA
- a CDS encoding GNAT family N-acetyltransferase, producing MSRLERLRADHAPAVLAFELANRAYFARSISDRGDEFFDAFADRHNSMLTDQEAGIGAFFVLVDDDGSVLGRFNLYGIEHGTADVGYRVAQQVAGRGVATATLARLCRLAADEPGLHTLKAATSHGNVASQRVLLKAGFVPMGPARPAKLGGKSGTCYQRDLAAE from the coding sequence GTGTCCAGGTTGGAGCGGTTGCGTGCTGACCACGCACCGGCCGTTCTGGCCTTCGAGCTGGCGAACCGTGCCTACTTCGCCCGTTCGATCTCAGATCGAGGTGACGAGTTCTTCGACGCCTTCGCCGACCGGCACAACTCCATGCTGACCGATCAGGAGGCCGGCATCGGCGCGTTCTTCGTCCTTGTCGACGACGACGGTTCGGTTCTCGGCCGGTTCAACCTCTACGGCATCGAGCACGGAACTGCGGACGTCGGCTATCGGGTTGCGCAACAGGTTGCGGGCCGCGGCGTGGCGACCGCGACGCTGGCGCGGCTGTGTCGGCTGGCAGCCGACGAGCCCGGTTTGCACACGCTCAAGGCAGCCACCTCGCACGGGAATGTCGCGTCCCAGAGGGTGCTGCTCAAAGCCGGGTTTGTGCCGATGGGGCCGGCCAGGCCAGCCAAACTCGGAGGCAAGTCAGGCACGTGCTACCAGCGCGACCTCGCCGCAGAGTGA
- a CDS encoding VOC family protein, translating to MITSGLVNVFTHDIQAALSFYQGVLGLPETFRTPSEGTPEHVEMSAGGFVLALSTAEAARRVHGLDAEVGRPAMSLVFWVDDVDAAFDAVTTVGAPTVTAPHDAGNNNRNAVVRDPDGTLVELVAKRV from the coding sequence GTGATCACCTCGGGGCTCGTCAACGTGTTCACCCACGACATCCAGGCGGCGCTGAGCTTCTACCAGGGCGTCCTGGGGCTTCCCGAGACGTTCCGAACGCCCTCTGAGGGCACCCCCGAACACGTCGAGATGAGCGCCGGCGGCTTCGTCCTCGCGCTCAGCACAGCCGAGGCCGCCCGACGCGTGCACGGGCTCGACGCCGAGGTGGGGCGGCCCGCGATGTCCCTGGTCTTCTGGGTCGACGACGTCGACGCCGCCTTCGACGCCGTCACCACCGTCGGAGCCCCCACGGTGACCGCGCCGCACGACGCGGGCAACAACAACCGCAACGCCGTCGTCCGCGACCCCGACGGCACCTTGGTCGAGCTGGTCGCCAAGCGAGTGTGA
- a CDS encoding YciI family protein, whose amino-acid sequence MAEYLIYFNQQWVGDHTEEWFRGRGPLVMAVLAEMKEAGSYVFAGGLEEDGPVFSADATSGTVLVTDGPFVETTEFLGGFTVVDAADDETAKMWAGRIAEACGWPQEVRRFQRTPQDS is encoded by the coding sequence ATGGCCGAGTACCTCATCTACTTCAACCAGCAGTGGGTCGGCGACCACACCGAGGAGTGGTTCCGGGGGCGCGGACCGCTGGTCATGGCGGTGCTGGCCGAGATGAAGGAGGCCGGGTCCTACGTCTTCGCCGGCGGCCTGGAGGAGGACGGCCCGGTGTTCAGCGCGGACGCGACCAGCGGCACCGTGCTGGTCACCGACGGGCCCTTCGTCGAGACCACGGAGTTCCTGGGCGGGTTCACCGTGGTGGACGCGGCCGACGACGAGACCGCGAAGATGTGGGCGGGCAGGATCGCGGAGGCCTGCGGTTGGCCGCAGGAGGTCCGCCGGTTCCAGCGGACTCCGCAGGACTCGTGA
- a CDS encoding cupin domain-containing protein, with amino-acid sequence MSDFVIREWRLRPYPGDQAPLHVHHRGDEGFIVLDGRIEVQDGATRHRLERGQLHVVRAGSAHTFATVGDEGARVLCVMTPEIDRLVQRLHEPDVADLAAVWAEHHSALV; translated from the coding sequence ATGAGCGACTTCGTCATCCGGGAGTGGCGGCTGCGGCCGTACCCGGGGGACCAGGCGCCCCTGCACGTGCACCACCGCGGCGACGAGGGGTTCATCGTGCTCGACGGGCGGATCGAGGTGCAGGACGGGGCGACCCGCCACCGCCTCGAGCGCGGCCAGCTGCACGTCGTACGGGCAGGCTCGGCGCACACCTTCGCCACCGTCGGCGACGAGGGGGCCCGGGTCCTGTGCGTCATGACCCCGGAGATCGACCGGCTGGTCCAGCGCCTGCACGAGCCCGACGTGGCGGACCTGGCCGCGGTCTGGGCCGAGCACCACTCGGCGCTGGTCTGA
- a CDS encoding DUF488 family protein, which translates to MGSASTVLTFGHGTATQEELTALLLGAEVGRVVDVRRFPGSRRHPHVATDRLARWLPAAGIDYRWDVDLGGRRRLPADEPDADPWWRVEAFRAYAAHTRTPDFHDAVGRLLEDEARPDGGRVVVMCSESLWWRCHRRILSDVLVLLHHVEVEHLTHDGRTTPHVPAPGARVAADGLRYDLPAD; encoded by the coding sequence GTGGGGAGCGCGAGCACGGTGCTGACCTTCGGGCACGGAACCGCCACCCAGGAGGAGCTGACCGCCCTGCTCCTCGGCGCGGAGGTCGGGCGGGTGGTCGACGTACGTCGCTTCCCCGGCAGCCGGCGGCACCCGCACGTGGCCACCGACCGGCTGGCGCGGTGGCTGCCCGCCGCGGGCATCGACTACCGCTGGGACGTCGACCTCGGCGGACGGCGCCGGCTGCCGGCGGACGAGCCGGACGCGGACCCGTGGTGGCGGGTCGAGGCGTTCCGCGCCTACGCCGCCCACACCCGCACCCCGGACTTCCACGACGCCGTCGGGCGGCTGCTCGAGGACGAGGCGCGGCCGGACGGCGGCCGGGTCGTGGTGATGTGCAGCGAGTCGCTGTGGTGGCGCTGCCACCGGCGGATCCTCAGCGACGTGCTGGTGCTGCTGCACCACGTCGAGGTCGAGCACCTCACGCACGACGGCCGGACCACCCCCCACGTCCCGGCGCCGGGTGCGCGCGTGGCTGCCGACGGCCTGCGCTACGACCTGCCCGCGGACTGA
- a CDS encoding alcohol dehydrogenase catalytic domain-containing protein yields MRAVVFDAYGQPPEVREVPEPDCPPGAVVVAVRATGVCRSDWHAWRGHDPVTLPHVPGHELAGEVVRVGEGVRRVAVGDRVTVPFVCGCGACELCLAGDAQVCPAQYQPGFTGPGSFAEQVMVPAADTNVVRLPDALGFVEAAALGCRFATAFRAVQAHGRVREGQWLAVWGCGGAGLSAVMVGRALGARIVAVDVSAAALEQATRLGAELAVDAGDLEAAVQQVRTATGGGVHVGIDAIGAPAVAAASVRSLRRRGRHVQVGLLLGEHALTALPMDLVVAHELEVIGSHGMAAADYPAMLDLVTGGRLDPRALVARVIGLDEAGAALAAMDRPGPPGLTVVEV; encoded by the coding sequence GTGCGTGCCGTGGTCTTCGACGCCTACGGGCAGCCGCCCGAGGTCCGCGAGGTCCCCGAGCCCGACTGCCCGCCGGGGGCGGTGGTGGTCGCGGTGCGGGCCACCGGCGTGTGCCGCTCGGACTGGCACGCCTGGCGCGGCCACGACCCGGTCACGCTGCCGCACGTGCCGGGCCACGAGCTCGCAGGCGAGGTCGTCCGGGTCGGCGAGGGTGTCCGGCGGGTGGCGGTGGGCGACCGGGTGACCGTGCCGTTCGTCTGCGGCTGCGGCGCCTGCGAGCTCTGCCTGGCCGGCGACGCGCAGGTCTGTCCGGCGCAGTACCAGCCGGGCTTCACCGGCCCGGGCTCGTTCGCCGAGCAGGTGATGGTCCCGGCCGCGGACACCAACGTGGTGCGGCTGCCCGACGCGCTGGGCTTCGTGGAGGCGGCGGCGCTCGGCTGCCGGTTCGCGACCGCGTTCCGCGCCGTGCAGGCGCACGGCCGGGTCCGGGAGGGCCAGTGGCTGGCGGTGTGGGGGTGCGGCGGCGCCGGGCTCTCCGCGGTGATGGTCGGCCGGGCCCTGGGTGCGCGGATCGTCGCGGTCGACGTCTCCGCGGCCGCGCTGGAGCAGGCGACGCGGCTCGGCGCCGAGCTGGCGGTCGACGCCGGCGACCTGGAGGCCGCCGTGCAGCAGGTCCGTACGGCGACCGGGGGCGGCGTCCACGTCGGCATCGACGCGATCGGCGCACCTGCGGTGGCCGCGGCGTCGGTGCGGTCGCTGCGCCGCCGCGGACGCCACGTCCAGGTCGGGCTGCTGCTCGGCGAGCACGCGCTGACCGCGCTGCCGATGGACCTGGTCGTCGCCCACGAGCTGGAGGTGATCGGCTCCCACGGCATGGCCGCGGCGGACTACCCCGCGATGCTCGACCTCGTGACCGGTGGCCGGCTCGACCCGCGGGCGCTGGTCGCGCGGGTCATCGGGCTCGACGAGGCCGGGGCCGCGCTGGCCGCGATGGACCGCCCGGGTCCGCCGGGGCTCACCGTCGTCGAGGTGTGA
- a CDS encoding VOC family protein: MAIARYPSFVLDCPDAGALASFYGTLLGWQVKADDDWAEIRPEDGSSCICFQQVAGYRAPEWPGQDVPQQVHLDVMVEDLDRGEAAVLEIGAAKAAHQPGTTFRVFLDPAGHPFCLCVS, translated from the coding sequence ATGGCCATCGCGAGATACCCGAGCTTCGTGCTCGACTGCCCCGACGCCGGTGCGCTGGCGTCCTTCTACGGCACCCTGCTCGGCTGGCAGGTCAAGGCCGACGACGACTGGGCCGAGATCCGCCCCGAGGACGGCAGCAGCTGCATCTGCTTCCAGCAGGTCGCCGGCTACCGGGCGCCGGAGTGGCCGGGCCAGGACGTCCCGCAGCAGGTGCACCTCGACGTCATGGTCGAGGACCTCGACCGCGGCGAGGCGGCGGTGCTGGAGATCGGCGCCGCCAAGGCCGCGCACCAGCCGGGCACCACCTTCCGGGTCTTCCTCGACCCGGCCGGCCACCCGTTCTGCCTCTGCGTCAGCTGA
- a CDS encoding ABC transporter ATP-binding protein: MRTRGLTKRFGHQTAVDGIDLTVPTGAVFGFLGPNGSGKTTTIRMLLGLVTPTAGSVELLGEPMPLRAGRALPRVGALVEGPAFHPYLSGRDNLVRLDAADRTTERGTAARRIDGALDRVGLLPAAGKRYRAYSLGMRQRLAIAAALLTPKDLMVLDEPTNGLDPQGTREVRTLIGSLAEDGTTVLVSSHLLAEVEQVCTHLGVMHVGRLVAQGTAAELRGDREVEASIETDRPETAAAVLRELGLADVRVVRRRAVGRLAGVAPERVVSACVQGGLAVTGFAVDAPTLEDVFVSLTGEGFDVSG; the protein is encoded by the coding sequence GTGCGGACCCGGGGCCTGACCAAGCGCTTCGGCCACCAGACCGCCGTGGACGGCATCGACCTCACGGTGCCGACCGGCGCCGTCTTCGGGTTCCTCGGGCCGAACGGCTCCGGGAAGACCACGACGATCCGGATGCTGCTGGGGCTCGTCACCCCGACCGCGGGCAGCGTCGAGCTGCTCGGGGAGCCGATGCCCTTGCGGGCCGGGCGGGCGCTCCCGCGGGTCGGGGCCCTGGTCGAGGGCCCGGCGTTCCACCCCTACCTCTCGGGGCGTGACAACCTCGTGCGCCTCGACGCCGCCGACCGGACCACCGAGCGGGGCACCGCCGCGCGGCGCATCGACGGGGCGCTGGACCGGGTCGGGCTGCTGCCGGCCGCGGGCAAGCGCTACCGCGCCTACTCCCTGGGCATGCGCCAGCGGCTGGCGATCGCGGCCGCCCTGCTGACCCCGAAGGACCTGATGGTGCTCGACGAGCCCACCAACGGGCTCGACCCGCAGGGCACCCGCGAGGTGCGCACCCTGATCGGGTCGCTGGCCGAGGACGGCACGACCGTGCTGGTGTCCAGCCACCTGCTCGCCGAGGTCGAGCAGGTCTGCACCCACCTCGGCGTCATGCACGTCGGCCGCCTGGTCGCCCAGGGGACCGCCGCGGAGCTGCGCGGGGACCGCGAGGTCGAGGCGAGCATCGAGACCGACCGGCCCGAGACCGCCGCCGCGGTGCTGCGCGAGCTGGGGCTGGCCGACGTGCGCGTCGTACGCCGGCGCGCGGTCGGCCGGCTGGCCGGGGTCGCGCCGGAGAGGGTCGTGTCCGCCTGCGTGCAGGGCGGCCTCGCGGTCACCGGCTTCGCCGTGGACGCGCCGACGCTGGAGGACGTGTTCGTCTCGCTCACCGGGGAGGGCTTCGATGTCAGCGGCTGA
- a CDS encoding ABC transporter permease, whose amino-acid sequence MSAAEAAPARPVAGRGPSPRFLLSELRLMLRRRRNLAGLLVLAGVPVLIGVAVRLQASRPGRDAPDFFRSITDNGLFVALAALTIEMGLFLPLAVAVVAGDSVAGEANLGTLRYLLAVPVSRPRLLAVKYAAIVVGAFTATFLVSVTGMVVGLLLFGGGPMTLLSGTQVGFAEGAGRVALATAYLACGMASLGAVGLFVSTLTEQPIGATIAILVFSTASFILDTIPQVSWIHPYLITHNWTAFGDLFRDPVAWGGLAHGLYVAAAYAVVFLLAAWARFAGKDVTS is encoded by the coding sequence ATGTCAGCGGCTGAGGCGGCCCCCGCCCGGCCGGTGGCCGGTCGCGGCCCCTCGCCGCGCTTCCTGCTCTCCGAGCTGCGGCTGATGCTCCGCCGGCGGCGCAACCTCGCCGGCCTGCTGGTGCTGGCCGGCGTGCCGGTGCTGATCGGGGTCGCGGTCCGGCTGCAGGCCTCCCGCCCGGGCCGCGACGCCCCCGACTTCTTCCGCTCGATCACCGACAACGGCCTCTTCGTGGCGCTCGCGGCGCTGACCATCGAGATGGGCCTGTTCCTGCCGCTGGCCGTCGCGGTGGTCGCCGGCGACTCGGTGGCCGGCGAGGCGAACCTCGGCACGCTGCGCTACCTGCTCGCGGTGCCGGTCTCGCGGCCGCGGCTGCTGGCGGTGAAGTACGCCGCGATCGTGGTCGGCGCGTTCACCGCCACCTTCCTGGTGTCGGTCACCGGGATGGTGGTGGGGCTGCTGCTGTTCGGCGGCGGGCCGATGACGCTGCTCTCGGGCACCCAGGTCGGCTTCGCCGAGGGCGCGGGCCGGGTCGCGCTCGCCACGGCGTACCTCGCCTGCGGCATGGCCTCGCTCGGCGCGGTCGGCCTGTTCGTCTCCACGCTCACCGAGCAGCCGATCGGCGCCACCATCGCGATCCTGGTGTTCAGCACCGCCAGCTTCATCCTCGACACGATCCCGCAGGTCTCCTGGATCCACCCCTACCTGATCACCCACAACTGGACCGCGTTCGGCGACCTGTTCCGAGATCCCGTCGCCTGGGGCGGCCTCGCCCACGGCCTCTACGTGGCGGCGGCGTACGCCGTGGTGTTCCTGCTCGCCGCCTGGGCGCGGTTCGCCGGCAAGGACGTCACGAGCTGA
- a CDS encoding AarF/UbiB family protein, whose protein sequence is MSDLPRNAARRTARLAALPLGYAGRSALGLGKRLGGKPAEAVMTDIQQRTAEQLFRTLGELKGGAMKFGQALSVLEAALPDEVAGPYRDQLTKLQDSAPPMPTQTVREVLARDLGEDWRERLVWLDGGPSAAASIGQVHKGRWHDGREVAVKVQYPGAGDALRSDLRQLARLARTVGSLVPGVDIKPLIAELQARAEDELDYHLEAAAQTAFHEAFRDDPGIVVPAVVEVGAAVLVTEWLESPASLATIIADGTQEERDHYGELLVRFLFSGPARTGMLHADPHPGNFRIIPDAAGRPGQLGVLDFGAVARLPTRGLPEAMGRLIRIASDEDEDQLVEGLRAEGFIKDGITVDPHLLLEYLGPFVEPTQVERFRFSREWMRTQFARINDPRAPSYTVAMKLNLPPAYLLIHRTWLGGVGLLSQLEAEAPFRAILTDYLPGFAEPV, encoded by the coding sequence GTGAGCGACCTCCCGCGCAACGCCGCGCGACGAACGGCGCGGCTCGCCGCGCTCCCGCTCGGGTACGCCGGGCGCAGCGCGCTCGGACTCGGCAAGCGCCTGGGCGGCAAGCCCGCCGAGGCGGTGATGACCGACATCCAGCAGCGCACCGCCGAGCAGCTCTTCCGCACCCTCGGCGAGCTCAAGGGCGGCGCGATGAAGTTCGGCCAGGCGCTCTCGGTGCTCGAGGCGGCGCTGCCCGACGAGGTCGCCGGGCCTTACCGCGACCAGCTCACCAAGCTGCAGGACTCCGCGCCGCCGATGCCGACCCAGACCGTGCGCGAGGTGCTGGCCCGCGACCTCGGCGAGGACTGGCGCGAGCGCCTGGTCTGGCTCGACGGCGGTCCGTCCGCGGCCGCCTCGATCGGGCAGGTCCACAAGGGCCGCTGGCACGACGGCCGCGAGGTCGCGGTCAAGGTGCAGTACCCGGGCGCCGGCGACGCGCTGCGCTCCGACCTGCGCCAGCTCGCCCGGCTGGCGCGCACCGTCGGCAGCCTGGTGCCCGGCGTCGACATCAAGCCGCTGATCGCCGAGCTGCAGGCGCGGGCCGAGGACGAGCTGGACTACCACCTCGAGGCGGCGGCGCAGACCGCCTTCCACGAGGCGTTCCGCGACGACCCCGGCATCGTGGTGCCGGCCGTGGTCGAGGTGGGCGCGGCGGTGCTGGTCACCGAGTGGCTGGAGAGCCCCGCCTCGCTGGCCACGATCATCGCCGACGGCACCCAGGAGGAGCGCGACCACTACGGCGAGCTGCTGGTCCGCTTCCTGTTCTCCGGCCCGGCGCGCACCGGCATGCTGCACGCCGACCCGCACCCCGGGAACTTCCGGATCATCCCCGACGCCGCGGGCCGGCCCGGGCAGCTGGGGGTGCTCGACTTCGGCGCGGTCGCCCGGCTCCCCACGCGCGGCCTGCCCGAGGCGATGGGCCGGCTGATCCGGATCGCCTCGGACGAGGACGAGGACCAGCTGGTCGAGGGCCTGCGCGCGGAGGGCTTCATCAAGGACGGGATCACGGTCGACCCGCACCTGCTGCTGGAGTACCTCGGCCCGTTCGTGGAGCCGACGCAGGTCGAGCGGTTCCGGTTCTCGCGGGAGTGGATGCGCACCCAGTTCGCGCGGATCAACGACCCCCGGGCACCGTCGTACACCGTGGCGATGAAGCTGAACCTGCCCCCGGCGTACCTGCTCATCCACCGCACCTGGCTCGGCGGCGTCGGCCTGCTCAGCCAGCTCGAGGCCGAGGCGCCGTTCCGCGCGATCCTCACCGACTACCTGCCGGGCTTCGCCGAGCCGGTCTGA